Proteins from one Thermobifida alba genomic window:
- a CDS encoding ABC transporter ATP-binding protein yields the protein MAAAPHPVTASPAPGSADQPVIEVHDLRMRYGSTDVLKGVTFRAERGEVLALLGPNGAGKTTTIEILEGFRMRSAGQVNVLGSDPAHGDERWRARLGVVLQSWRDHGKWRVAELLEHFGRYYRPYSTAEISRPRGTAELLDIVGLAEHANKQVRTLSGGQRRRLDVAIGIVGRPELLFLDEPTAGFDPEARRDFHDLVHRLADLEDTTVLLTTHDLDEAEKLADRILILAGGRIVADGSADQLSRQVSRKTEIRWTRGGQRFVHSADDGTAFVRELFAQYGEEIGDLEVRRATLEDVYMAMVHRHESGVAGDDEPGFGGENR from the coding sequence ATGGCGGCGGCCCCCCATCCCGTCACCGCCTCCCCAGCACCCGGCTCCGCCGACCAGCCCGTGATCGAGGTCCACGACCTGCGGATGCGCTACGGTTCGACGGACGTGCTCAAGGGGGTGACCTTCCGGGCCGAGCGGGGCGAGGTGCTGGCCCTGCTGGGTCCGAACGGCGCGGGAAAGACCACCACTATCGAGATTCTCGAAGGCTTCCGGATGCGCTCGGCCGGACAGGTGAACGTGCTGGGCTCCGACCCCGCCCACGGCGACGAGCGGTGGCGGGCCCGCCTGGGCGTGGTGCTGCAGTCCTGGCGCGACCACGGCAAGTGGCGGGTCGCCGAACTGCTGGAGCACTTCGGCCGGTACTACCGCCCCTACTCCACGGCCGAGATCAGTCGGCCACGCGGCACCGCGGAACTGCTCGACATCGTGGGCCTGGCCGAGCATGCCAACAAGCAGGTCAGGACGCTCTCCGGGGGCCAGCGCCGCCGACTCGACGTCGCGATCGGCATCGTCGGCCGTCCCGAACTGCTCTTCCTCGACGAGCCGACCGCCGGGTTCGACCCCGAGGCCCGCCGGGACTTCCACGACCTGGTGCACCGCCTGGCCGACCTGGAGGACACCACCGTCCTGCTCACCACGCACGACCTGGACGAGGCGGAGAAACTGGCCGACCGCATCCTCATCCTCGCGGGCGGCCGGATCGTCGCCGACGGCAGCGCGGACCAACTCTCCCGGCAGGTGAGCCGCAAGACCGAGATCCGCTGGACCCGCGGCGGCCAGCGGTTCGTGCACTCCGCCGACGACGGCACCGCGTTCGTCCGCGAACTGTTCGCCCAGTACGGCGAGGAGATCGGCGACCTGGAGGTACGCCGCGCCACGTTGGAGGACGTCTACATGGCCATGGTGCACCGGCACGAGTCCGGTGTCGCGGGCGACGACGAGCCCGGGTTTGGAGGGGAGAACCGGTGA
- a CDS encoding VOC family protein, translating into MRMSYVRLLADDYEACFRFYADVLKLPVLRGSELTRYAEFETGANTKLALNQREVVAEALETDMEDPYLPRQDRVAVIFEADDVDAKAAELIAAGVPLVSPVKEWTALGIRAAHFRDPDGYLLELNQPLL; encoded by the coding sequence GTGCGAATGAGCTACGTCCGACTTCTGGCAGACGACTACGAGGCGTGCTTCCGGTTCTACGCTGACGTGCTGAAACTCCCCGTGCTACGGGGATCTGAACTCACCCGCTACGCCGAGTTCGAGACGGGGGCCAACACCAAGCTCGCGCTGAACCAGCGCGAGGTGGTCGCCGAGGCGCTGGAGACCGACATGGAAGACCCCTACCTGCCCCGCCAGGACCGGGTAGCGGTGATCTTCGAGGCGGACGACGTGGACGCCAAGGCGGCCGAACTCATCGCGGCGGGTGTCCCCCTGGTCTCCCCGGTCAAGGAGTGGACGGCGCTCGGCATCCGCGCGGCGCACTTCCGCGATCCCGACGGCTACCTGCTGGAGCTCAACCAGCCGCTGCTGTGA
- a CDS encoding alpha/beta fold hydrolase, which yields MAVVPLQHRFDGPRTAPVVVLVPTLGAKWSVWEPQMPELTRRLRVLRVNHRGHGSSPAPPGPYSVPELGGDLLALLDRYELEQVSFIGVGLGAMVALWTAAAAPSRTTRLALVSTTAWTPPSPRWQNIGERVRRFGVASVSDEVTRSWFTPGFCERRPDIAERFLEEFEKTSPEGYAGCCDAVANVDHRPLARRVHAPTVVISGAHDPQTPPGHGRRLAGLLPNARFEVVGGAAHLANVERADLVNDLLLRHLAPAAVRWP from the coding sequence ATGGCCGTTGTCCCCCTTCAGCACCGCTTCGACGGGCCGCGGACCGCGCCGGTGGTGGTGCTGGTCCCCACGCTCGGCGCGAAGTGGTCGGTGTGGGAGCCGCAGATGCCGGAGCTGACCCGACGCCTGCGGGTCCTCCGGGTCAACCACCGCGGACACGGCTCCTCTCCCGCACCCCCCGGTCCCTACTCCGTGCCGGAGCTGGGCGGCGACCTGCTGGCGCTGCTCGACCGCTACGAGCTGGAGCAGGTCTCCTTCATCGGCGTGGGTCTGGGGGCGATGGTGGCGTTGTGGACGGCCGCGGCCGCCCCCTCCCGGACCACCCGGCTGGCGCTGGTGTCCACCACCGCCTGGACACCGCCGTCGCCGCGCTGGCAGAACATCGGCGAGCGGGTGCGCCGCTTCGGCGTGGCCTCGGTGTCCGACGAGGTCACCCGCTCGTGGTTCACCCCCGGTTTCTGCGAGCGGCGGCCCGACATCGCCGAGCGGTTCCTCGAAGAGTTCGAGAAGACCTCCCCGGAGGGCTACGCCGGATGCTGTGACGCGGTCGCGAACGTCGACCACCGTCCGCTGGCCCGGCGGGTGCACGCGCCCACGGTGGTCATCTCGGGGGCACACGATCCGCAGACTCCCCCGGGCCACGGCCGCAGACTCGCCGGGCTGCTTCCCAACGCCCGCTTCGAGGTGGTCGGCGGGGCCGCGCACCTGGCCAACGTGGAACGCGCGGACCTGGTCAACGACCTGCTGCTGCGGCACCTGGCCCCGGCCGCGGTCCGCTGGCCCTGA